Proteins from a genomic interval of Methanoplanus endosymbiosus:
- a CDS encoding alpha/beta fold hydrolase — protein sequence MKKLCFTATTFILVVCLLFACGCTGPSATPETAVKPAESTFQPVSYEDTPVQYSDVNGVSLAYREFGTENSKPLLMIIGWGGDMDGWDTTFIGLLAEKYHVYIYDHRDMGQSTETDAPLTIPMLADDAEGLIKALGYDSMYIYGMSMGTAVLQQILVDQPEMVQKAVLSSASVNANLPETEKLHGELEEALKDPDTPEGVRKETAAILEWDGVYDSLSGITNDVMFITGTADDVTPQSVAVDMAGQIDGSWLVRFKGIPHAGSSYAPEEYAGIVITFLEMDESPA from the coding sequence ATGAAAAAATTATGTTTCACAGCAACGACTTTTATTCTGGTAGTCTGCCTCCTCTTTGCATGTGGTTGCACTGGACCTTCAGCCACACCGGAAACTGCCGTAAAACCAGCAGAATCAACTTTTCAGCCGGTCTCTTATGAGGATACACCTGTACAGTACAGCGATGTAAACGGTGTCTCCCTTGCATACCGTGAATTTGGCACCGAAAATTCTAAGCCGCTCCTTATGATCATAGGATGGGGTGGGGATATGGACGGCTGGGATACTACGTTTATAGGCCTCCTCGCAGAGAAGTACCATGTCTATATCTATGACCACCGTGATATGGGACAAAGCACAGAAACCGATGCACCACTGACTATACCCATGCTGGCAGATGATGCAGAAGGTCTCATAAAAGCACTCGGTTATGACAGCATGTATATCTATGGTATGTCTATGGGAACAGCAGTATTACAGCAAATCCTCGTTGACCAACCGGAAATGGTACAAAAGGCTGTTCTCTCGTCAGCTTCAGTCAATGCTAACCTTCCTGAGACAGAAAAGCTCCACGGAGAACTGGAAGAGGCTCTAAAAGATCCCGACACGCCTGAAGGAGTACGAAAGGAAACTGCTGCCATCCTTGAATGGGATGGTGTCTATGACAGTCTTTCAGGTATTACCAATGACGTTATGTTCATCACCGGCACAGCAGATGATGTAACACCTCAGTCAGTCGCAGTTGATATGGCAGGCCAGATTGATGGTTCCTGGCTTGTCAGGTTTAAGGGCATCCCCCATGCAGGGTCGTCCTATGCACCGGAGGAATATGCAGGGATTGTAATAACATTCCTGGAGATGGATGAATCCCCTGCATAA
- a CDS encoding Lcl domain-containing protein → MTHEKSYRRAGNSITAIRFFLISLLLITGLSVTVSGADVQGDFNGNDAVDIGDVSKVAYMVAGNTPEDMSADFNGNGYVDVGDAAIIAYVFVGKMTMPETALSYPVVDTGQVNCYNNEEEITCPAEGEAFYGQDAQFSGNQPDYTVSDDGLTVYDEFTGLTWQKIPENTGLNYEEAYDYCESLELGGYDDWRMPTTKELFSISDFSEGWPYLDTEYFDLADSGSVSKDEQYWTEPYVGTTEQGKSDAAFGVNHGTGHIKAYPAKVSGRMGNYVRAVRGDSYGVNDFTDNGDGTITDSATGLMWQQADSGSGMDWDNALTYANNLTLAGYDDWRLPNVKELQSIVDYTHSPSAADAADLGPAIDTDFFTVTELPAGTTNYDPDYGYYWTSTSAYFNKQDPGYYYAWYVAFGTAVGNSGTDSHGAGAVRFDTKVEDGPLGEGGERYYNYVLCVRDTD, encoded by the coding sequence ATGACACATGAAAAAAGTTACAGGAGAGCAGGGAACAGCATAACAGCAATCAGATTCTTTCTGATTTCACTGCTTTTAATTACCGGACTCTCAGTGACAGTCTCAGGGGCAGACGTGCAGGGAGATTTCAACGGCAATGATGCTGTTGACATTGGAGACGTATCAAAAGTCGCGTATATGGTAGCCGGAAATACACCGGAAGATATGAGTGCAGATTTCAACGGAAATGGCTATGTTGACGTTGGTGATGCTGCAATAATTGCATACGTATTTGTCGGAAAAATGACAATGCCGGAGACTGCATTATCATATCCGGTTGTTGACACAGGCCAGGTGAACTGCTACAACAATGAAGAAGAGATCACCTGCCCCGCTGAAGGCGAGGCATTCTATGGTCAGGACGCACAGTTCTCAGGCAACCAGCCGGATTACACAGTCAGTGATGACGGACTTACAGTATATGACGAATTTACAGGGCTGACCTGGCAGAAGATACCTGAAAATACCGGTCTGAACTATGAAGAGGCATATGATTACTGCGAATCCTTAGAACTCGGCGGATATGACGACTGGCGTATGCCCACTACAAAAGAACTCTTCTCAATAAGCGATTTCTCAGAAGGATGGCCATATCTTGACACAGAATATTTTGACCTGGCAGACTCAGGAAGTGTCAGCAAGGACGAGCAGTACTGGACAGAGCCTTATGTTGGCACAACAGAACAGGGCAAATCAGATGCAGCTTTCGGTGTCAATCACGGCACAGGACATATCAAAGCTTATCCGGCTAAAGTTTCAGGACGGATGGGTAACTACGTCAGAGCAGTCCGCGGAGATTCATACGGAGTAAATGATTTCACAGACAACGGAGACGGCACCATCACAGACAGTGCAACAGGACTTATGTGGCAGCAGGCAGACAGCGGCAGTGGCATGGACTGGGACAACGCTCTGACTTATGCCAATAACCTGACGCTTGCCGGATATGATGACTGGCGTCTGCCAAACGTCAAGGAACTGCAGAGCATCGTTGATTACACACATTCACCAAGTGCCGCTGATGCAGCAGACCTGGGTCCTGCCATTGACACAGACTTCTTTACAGTAACCGAACTTCCGGCAGGAACTACAAACTACGATCCTGACTACGGCTACTACTGGACAAGCACCAGTGCATACTTCAACAAACAGGACCCCGGATATTACTACGCCTGGTATGTCGCATTCGGAACTGCGGTAGGCAACAGTGGTACTGACTCTCACGGTGCCGGTGCTGTCAGGTTTGATACAAAAGTTGAGGACGGCCCACTGGGTGAAGGAGGAGAGCGTTATTATAACTACGTCCTCTGCGTGCGGGATACGGATTAA
- a CDS encoding Lcl C-terminal domain-containing protein has product MKYHKGIIALIAAMAIMALFAGCVSQTDNTGAVSGEETPTPVTESTATPATATGLSYPVVDTAQVNCYNNEEEIDCPAEGEAFYGQDAQFSDNQPAYTVSDDGLTVYDEVTGLTWQRTPENTGLNYEEAYDYCESLELGGYDDWRMPTTKELFSISDFSEGWPYLDTEYFDLADTGSVSKDEQYWTEPYVGTTVEGGTDAAFGVNHGTGHIKAYPAKVSGHMGNHIRAVRGDLYGVNDFTDNGDGTVTDSATGLMWQQADNGSGMDWDNALVYAEDLTLAGYDDWRLPNVKELQSIVDYTKSPSAADAADLGPAIDTDLFTVTELPAGTTNYDPDYGYYWTGTSAYFNKQDPGYYYAWYVAIGTAVGGEGDDFHGAGAVRFDTKVEDGPLGEGGERYYNYVLCVRDT; this is encoded by the coding sequence ATGAAATATCATAAAGGAATAATTGCACTCATTGCGGCAATGGCCATAATGGCCCTCTTTGCCGGATGCGTATCTCAGACAGATAATACAGGTGCAGTTTCCGGAGAGGAGACACCCACACCGGTTACAGAGAGCACAGCCACACCGGCCACAGCAACAGGACTGTCATATCCGGTTGTTGACACTGCCCAGGTGAACTGCTACAACAATGAAGAAGAGATAGACTGCCCCGCTGAAGGCGAGGCATTCTATGGTCAGGACGCACAGTTCTCAGACAATCAGCCGGCATACACAGTAAGCGACGATGGCCTTACAGTATATGACGAAGTAACAGGACTGACATGGCAGAGAACGCCTGAAAATACCGGTCTGAACTATGAAGAGGCATATGATTACTGTGAATCACTTGAGCTTGGAGGATATGACGACTGGCGTATGCCCACTACAAAAGAACTCTTCTCCATAAGCGACTTCTCTGAAGGATGGCCCTATCTTGATACAGAATATTTTGACCTGGCAGATACAGGAAGTGTCAGCAAGGATGAGCAGTACTGGACAGAACCATACGTTGGCACGACAGTAGAGGGCGGCACAGATGCAGCTTTCGGTGTCAATCACGGTACAGGACATATAAAGGCATATCCGGCTAAGGTCTCCGGTCACATGGGCAACCACATCAGAGCAGTCCGCGGAGATTTATATGGTGTAAATGACTTCACAGACAACGGAGACGGCACAGTCACAGACAGTGCAACCGGACTTATGTGGCAGCAGGCCGACAACGGCAGTGGCATGGACTGGGACAATGCACTGGTCTATGCAGAAGATCTGACGCTTGCCGGATATGATGACTGGCGCCTGCCCAATGTTAAAGAGCTACAGAGCATTGTTGATTATACCAAATCACCAAGTGCCGCTGATGCAGCAGACCTGGGTCCTGCCATTGATACAGACCTCTTTACAGTAACCGAACTTCCGGCAGGAACTACAAACTACGATCCTGACTACGGCTACTACTGGACAGGCACCAGTGCATACTTCAACAAACAGGACCCTGGATATTACTACGCCTGGTATGTGGCAATCGGAACTGCGGTTGGCGGGGAAGGAGATGACTTCCACGGTGCAGGAGCTGTCAGGTTTGATACAAAAGTTGAGGACGGCCCACTGGGCGAGGGCGGAGAACGTTATTACAATTACGTCCTCTGCGTAAGAGACACCTAA
- a CDS encoding Lcl C-terminal domain-containing protein — MKYHKGIIALIAAMAIAALFAGCVSQTDNSGAVSGEETPATVTESTATPATATGLTYPIVDTNQGLCFDNSEIISCPAKGEAFYGQDAQYTGITPSYTDNGDGTVTDEVTGLIWAQDLTDSAMSWKDAGAYCEDLVLAGYDDWRLPTVKELWSIRDFSQGHPWVDTDYFYLVGDGSDLAQHHSWTSNLYLIESEYQNEQVIGDPAWIVNDWTGHIKAMSGKRFVRAIRGDTTYGINDFVDNGDGTVTDKATGLMWSQDDNGEMLYWEEALAYAESATISGYDDWRLPNIKELQSIADYSAEEIPAMDTGVFSLTEVTNVIYDSDGNQIDTQVNYPFYWSGTSSLHIEEYTEEGGEVYVEGGSSTAWFFSSGYNTLPSGYDLHGAGSVCFGAKSEENAGVENSVEFMVRLVRGGDVTETPNGDPATIDNDRVVVFEDGDTGMGNRGGSPGGEQGSSDSGEEHEMPDLTAAATELGITEEELKAAMGEPGQSSPDFATVAVTLGITEAELTDALENSAKEEQR; from the coding sequence ATGAAATATCACAAAGGAATTATTGCACTGATTGCGGCAATGGCCATTGCGGCCCTCTTTGCCGGATGCGTATCTCAGACAGACAATTCAGGTGCAGTTTCCGGAGAGGAAACACCCGCAACGGTTACAGAGAGCACAGCCACACCGGCCACAGCAACAGGACTGACATACCCGATTGTTGATACAAATCAGGGCCTGTGCTTTGACAACAGCGAAATCATAAGCTGTCCTGCCAAAGGTGAAGCGTTTTACGGGCAGGATGCACAATACACAGGAATTACTCCCAGCTACACCGACAACGGAGACGGCACTGTCACTGACGAAGTGACCGGTCTTATCTGGGCACAGGATCTCACAGACTCAGCCATGAGCTGGAAAGATGCAGGGGCATACTGTGAAGACCTGGTACTGGCGGGCTATGACGACTGGCGGCTGCCTACTGTGAAAGAACTGTGGTCAATAAGGGACTTTTCGCAGGGTCATCCATGGGTAGATACCGACTACTTCTACCTGGTTGGTGACGGTTCAGATCTTGCCCAGCACCATTCATGGACAAGTAATCTCTACCTGATAGAAAGCGAATATCAGAACGAGCAGGTGATAGGCGACCCCGCATGGATTGTCAACGACTGGACCGGACATATCAAAGCGATGAGCGGCAAAAGATTCGTACGTGCTATACGTGGTGATACAACATACGGCATCAACGACTTTGTTGACAACGGCGATGGTACGGTTACTGATAAGGCCACCGGATTAATGTGGTCGCAGGACGACAACGGCGAAATGTTATACTGGGAAGAGGCTCTGGCCTATGCTGAAAGCGCCACCATATCCGGATACGATGACTGGCGTCTGCCCAATATCAAGGAATTACAGAGTATTGCGGATTACTCAGCAGAAGAGATCCCGGCCATGGATACAGGCGTGTTCAGTCTTACAGAAGTCACGAATGTAATTTATGATTCGGACGGGAATCAGATAGATACTCAGGTCAATTACCCGTTCTACTGGTCGGGCACATCCTCTCTCCATATTGAAGAATATACAGAAGAGGGTGGCGAAGTTTATGTCGAAGGCGGCAGCTCAACTGCATGGTTCTTCTCTTCCGGATATAACACACTCCCAAGCGGCTACGACCTCCATGGTGCAGGCTCAGTCTGCTTTGGTGCCAAATCGGAAGAGAATGCCGGTGTCGAAAACTCGGTTGAGTTTATGGTGCGCCTTGTCCGCGGTGGCGATGTGACAGAAACACCAAATGGAGATCCAGCCACCATAGATAATGACCGGGTTGTTGTATTTGAAGACGGCGACACAGGTATGGGAAACAGAGGCGGTAGCCCCGGAGGAGAGCAGGGTTCATCTGATTCCGGAGAAGAACATGAAATGCCTGATCTCACAGCCGCAGCCACAGAATTAGGCATAACAGAAGAAGAACTGAAGGCCGCAATGGGAGAACCCGGCCAGAGTTCCCCGGATTTTGCCACCGTAGCTGTTACGCTTGGCATAACTGAGGCAGAACTGACAGACGCACTGGAAAACTCCGCAAAAGAGGAGCAGAGATAG
- a CDS encoding Lcl C-terminal domain-containing protein, whose product MKYHKGIIALIAAMAIAALFAGCVSQTDNTGAVSGEETPTPVTESTVTPATTTGLSYPVVDTGQVNCYNNEEEMTCPAEGEEFYGQDAQFSGNQPSYTASDDDLTVYDEVTGLTWQRSLDTNGDGEILAEDKLTFSEAQELPDKLNAENYGGYSDWRLPTIKEQYSLIMFYGTDPSEGVEVSDLNPFINTDYFSFAYGDTDAGERIIDSQYASDTLYVYENSLLFGVNFADGRIKGYGLTLFNKDKTFFVTCVRGNTDYGINDFSDNGDGTVTDSATGLMWSQSDSGSGMNWEDALAWVQTKNTENYLGYSDWRLPNVKELQSIVDYSRSPDTSDSAAIDPVFECTEITNEEGETDYPYFWSSTTHASSNGVGTAASYVAFGRSMGYMDGRWQDVHGAGAQKSDPKSGDASDYPEGSGPQGDAVRIDNYVRLVR is encoded by the coding sequence ATGAAATATCACAAAGGAATTATTGCACTGATTGCGGCAATGGCCATTGCGGCCCTCTTTGCCGGATGCGTATCGCAGACAGACAATACTGGTGCAGTTTCCGGAGAGGAAACACCCACACCGGTTACAGAGAGCACAGTTACACCGGCTACAACAACAGGACTGTCATATCCGGTCGTTGACACCGGCCAGGTGAACTGCTACAACAACGAAGAAGAGATGACCTGCCCCGCAGAGGGTGAGGAATTTTATGGGCAGGACGCACAGTTCTCAGGCAACCAGCCATCATATACAGCCAGCGATGATGATCTCACCGTATATGACGAAGTTACAGGACTGACCTGGCAGAGATCTCTGGATACCAACGGTGACGGTGAAATCCTTGCGGAGGACAAACTCACATTCTCCGAAGCCCAGGAACTTCCGGACAAACTCAATGCAGAAAATTACGGTGGATACAGTGACTGGCGGCTCCCGACAATCAAGGAACAGTATTCACTGATAATGTTTTACGGGACTGATCCCAGCGAAGGAGTTGAAGTATCAGACCTGAATCCATTTATAAACACAGATTATTTCAGTTTCGCATATGGTGATACAGATGCAGGCGAGCGTATCATTGACTCCCAGTATGCATCAGATACACTGTATGTATATGAGAACAGCTTACTCTTCGGTGTGAATTTTGCCGACGGCAGAATCAAAGGCTATGGCCTGACATTGTTCAATAAAGATAAGACGTTCTTTGTCACCTGTGTCAGGGGCAATACGGATTATGGTATAAACGATTTCTCAGACAACGGTGACGGAACTGTAACCGACAGTGCAACCGGCCTTATGTGGTCACAGTCAGACAGCGGCTCAGGCATGAACTGGGAAGACGCACTCGCATGGGTTCAGACCAAAAATACTGAAAATTACCTTGGATACAGCGACTGGCGTCTTCCAAACGTAAAGGAACTCCAGAGCATCGTTGACTACTCACGCTCACCCGACACCTCAGACTCTGCTGCAATCGACCCGGTATTTGAATGCACAGAGATAACAAACGAAGAAGGGGAGACAGACTACCCATACTTCTGGTCCTCAACAACACATGCATCATCAAACGGAGTTGGCACCGCTGCATCCTATGTCGCCTTTGGCAGGTCGATGGGATATATGGACGGAAGATGGCAGGACGTACACGGTGCAGGAGCACAGAAGAGCGATCCAAAATCGGGTGACGCATCAGATTATCCCGAAGGCAGCGGCCCGCAGGGAGATGCCGTCAGGATTGATAACTATGTCCGCCTCGTCCGGTGA
- a CDS encoding CotH kinase family protein — MKIPILKNNRSKDKNGRKKPLLAVLAACTCMVLCLLACGCTAVGDTDETSAVDTGTTRSADWTEETHGNDAEPNYSVVFPDDKVNEITITLSPENWQTMLDDMAAEFGEFGGSTTDQTRAMGGGGNQIENPDFNQATAPADIALNDRAMGGGAGGNREESFDFDPVTVPAGITFDDKEWTDVGIRFKGQSTLGNTWTSGSYKISLKLNFDKFEDENPDIKNQRFYGFDELNLKSAFGDSSLMRDKIAPEIFNDAGVAAPDTAFYRVYVDYGEGPVYFGLYTMIESVEDTLIETAFTDDSGNVYKPEGTGATFAEGTFDAESFEKKTNEDEEDWSDVEALYTILNDDTRTTDPEEWRENLEAVFDAEGFVKWLAVNTVIQNWDSYGTSCKNFYLYTDPSDGAITWIPWDNNEAISAGKNAGTGGRQAMEQPDDGQTNTGIPGFGGDMQPPELIEGGETMPPAGGGRTMGGQQMAPPMEATANEEMMMQNAGGQRMMEMPLDDAGDEGMMMQNAGGGGKGSPLSLGLDEVGDSWPLIRYLMDDPVYHAMYLNDIEEVVTTAFEPEAMEEKYQFNHELITPYVTGADGETEGHTNLKSTAEFDASLSELIEHTYDRYDAVMTYLSTQ; from the coding sequence ATGAAGATACCAATACTGAAAAACAACAGATCAAAGGATAAAAACGGCAGGAAAAAACCGTTATTAGCCGTTTTGGCGGCTTGCACCTGCATGGTGTTATGCCTGCTTGCATGCGGATGCACAGCTGTCGGGGACACCGATGAAACATCCGCGGTTGACACCGGAACGACCCGGTCAGCAGACTGGACAGAAGAAACGCACGGAAACGACGCAGAACCAAACTATTCCGTTGTATTTCCCGATGACAAGGTAAATGAAATAACCATTACCCTGTCGCCGGAAAACTGGCAGACCATGCTTGATGACATGGCAGCAGAATTCGGGGAATTCGGAGGATCAACAACAGACCAGACCAGAGCAATGGGTGGCGGAGGAAACCAGATAGAAAACCCGGACTTTAATCAGGCAACCGCTCCGGCAGATATCGCCCTTAACGACAGAGCAATGGGAGGAGGAGCAGGAGGAAACCGGGAAGAAAGCTTTGATTTTGATCCGGTCACTGTTCCGGCAGGCATCACCTTTGACGATAAAGAATGGACTGATGTCGGCATACGGTTTAAAGGTCAGTCGACCCTTGGAAATACATGGACAAGCGGCTCATACAAGATCTCACTGAAACTGAATTTTGATAAATTCGAAGATGAAAATCCTGACATCAAAAACCAGCGGTTCTATGGATTTGACGAACTTAACCTGAAGAGCGCATTTGGTGACAGCTCACTGATGAGGGATAAGATTGCCCCCGAAATATTCAATGATGCAGGAGTTGCTGCCCCGGATACAGCGTTTTACCGCGTATATGTCGATTACGGAGAAGGACCTGTATACTTTGGCCTGTACACGATGATCGAGAGTGTTGAAGATACCCTCATTGAGACTGCATTTACCGATGATTCCGGAAATGTGTACAAACCTGAGGGAACAGGAGCCACATTTGCAGAAGGTACCTTTGACGCTGAATCTTTCGAGAAGAAGACAAACGAAGATGAGGAGGACTGGAGTGATGTTGAAGCATTGTATACCATTCTCAACGATGACACACGGACAACAGACCCCGAAGAATGGAGAGAAAATCTTGAAGCAGTATTCGATGCTGAAGGATTTGTCAAATGGCTCGCAGTGAATACGGTTATCCAGAACTGGGACTCCTATGGAACCTCGTGCAAGAACTTCTATCTCTACACCGATCCATCAGACGGGGCAATTACCTGGATCCCCTGGGACAACAACGAGGCAATCTCTGCGGGAAAGAATGCAGGTACCGGCGGCAGACAAGCGATGGAACAGCCGGATGACGGGCAGACAAACACCGGAATCCCGGGCTTCGGAGGAGATATGCAGCCGCCTGAATTGATTGAAGGTGGAGAGACTATGCCTCCCGCAGGAGGAGGCAGAACCATGGGCGGTCAGCAGATGGCCCCGCCAATGGAAGCAACAGCGAATGAGGAGATGATGATGCAGAACGCAGGTGGCCAGAGGATGATGGAAATGCCTTTAGATGACGCAGGAGATGAAGGCATGATGATGCAGAACGCAGGTGGCGGAGGTAAGGGATCACCGCTCTCGCTTGGCCTTGATGAGGTTGGCGATTCCTGGCCGCTTATCCGTTACCTGATGGACGACCCGGTGTATCATGCGATGTACCTGAATGACATTGAGGAAGTCGTCACAACCGCCTTTGAACCGGAAGCAATGGAAGAGAAATACCAGTTTAACCATGAGCTTATCACTCCCTATGTCACCGGTGCAGATGGAGAAACAGAAGGGCATACCAATCTGAAGAGCACGGCGGAGTTTGATGCCTCACTAAGTGAGCTTATCGAACATACATATGACCGGTATGATGCAGTGATGACATATCTATCCACACAGTAA
- a CDS encoding Lcl C-terminal domain-containing protein, with protein MKYHKGIIALIIVAMAIMALFAGCISQTDSGQTESPSAEEADSGDEKTSDSASESTVTKTTAATGSTTYTVADTGQTKCFNNIEEITCPAEGEAFYGQDSQYPGNQPAYETSSDGLTVYDLNTGLTWQRSPDNNVDGSITADDKLTLEEAKTYPDELNQVSYGGYSDWRLPTIKEQYSLIDFSGTDPSGVEGTDTSELTPFIDTDYFSFTYGDTDAGERIIDSQYASDTLYVYEDSLLFGVNFADGRIKGYGLTMPGPSCVSSGRNAKTFFVTCVRGNPDYGINNFSDNSNGTITDSATGLTWSQSDSGTGMNWEEALAWVQTKNAENYLGYSDWRLPDIKELQSIVDYSRSPDTTDSAAIDPVFECTEITNEAGETDYPYFWSSTTHETSNGKGGYASYVSFGRAMGYLDGKWQDVHGAGAQRSDPKTGDASEYPEGHGPQGDAIRIDNYVRLVR; from the coding sequence ATGAAATATCATAAGGGAATTATTGCACTCATCATAGTAGCAATGGCCATAATGGCTCTCTTTGCCGGATGTATATCGCAGACAGATTCAGGACAGACAGAATCACCATCAGCAGAAGAGGCTGATTCCGGAGATGAAAAAACATCAGACTCTGCTTCTGAGAGCACAGTTACAAAAACCACTGCTGCAACAGGCAGTACCACATACACTGTAGCTGATACAGGGCAGACAAAATGCTTCAATAACATTGAAGAGATCACCTGTCCGGCTGAAGGAGAGGCATTCTACGGCCAGGATTCTCAGTATCCAGGCAATCAGCCGGCTTACGAGACCAGCAGTGACGGCCTTACAGTCTATGACTTAAATACAGGACTGACATGGCAGAGATCTCCTGACAACAATGTTGACGGCTCCATAACAGCGGACGACAAGCTCACACTTGAAGAAGCAAAAACCTATCCTGATGAACTGAATCAGGTAAGCTATGGAGGATACAGCGACTGGCGACTTCCGACAATCAAAGAGCAGTACTCACTGATAGACTTCAGCGGAACTGACCCCAGCGGAGTTGAAGGAACGGACACCTCAGAACTGACACCATTTATTGATACAGATTACTTCAGTTTCACATACGGAGATACAGATGCAGGTGAGCGTATCATTGACTCCCAGTACGCATCAGATACACTGTATGTATATGAAGACAGCCTTCTCTTCGGGGTCAATTTCGCTGATGGCAGAATAAAGGGTTATGGCCTTACTATGCCGGGACCATCCTGTGTGTCATCAGGCAGAAATGCAAAGACATTCTTTGTAACCTGTGTAAGGGGCAACCCCGATTACGGAATTAATAACTTCTCGGACAATAGCAACGGCACCATAACCGACAGTGCAACCGGCCTTACATGGTCACAGTCAGACAGTGGCACAGGCATGAACTGGGAAGAGGCACTTGCATGGGTCCAGACCAAAAACGCTGAGAACTATCTCGGATACAGCGACTGGAGGCTTCCGGATATAAAAGAGCTCCAGAGCATAGTGGACTACTCACGCTCACCCGACACAACAGACTCTGCTGCAATCGACCCGGTATTTGAATGCACAGAGATTACAAACGAGGCAGGAGAGACGGACTACCCGTACTTCTGGTCCTCAACAACCCATGAAACATCGAATGGAAAAGGTGGATATGCGTCATATGTCTCATTCGGCAGAGCAATGGGATATCTGGACGGTAAGTGGCAGGATGTGCATGGTGCAGGAGCTCAGAGGAGTGATCCAAAGACGGGCGACGCATCAGAATATCCGGAGGGCCACGGCCCACAGGGCGATGCGATAAGAATTGACAACTACGTCCGCCTTGTCAGATGA
- a CDS encoding winged helix-turn-helix domain-containing protein, protein MKQVLWWLIAGSKGGVNRARIIIALHKRPYNANQLTQTLSLDYKTIRHHLDVLKKNNLITQVGEGYGTMYFLSEGLNKKYDEFIEIWRQIEIPDDNKGETE, encoded by the coding sequence GTGAAACAGGTATTGTGGTGGCTGATAGCCGGTTCTAAAGGAGGCGTAAACCGTGCCAGAATCATCATTGCCCTGCATAAAAGGCCATACAATGCCAACCAGCTGACACAGACACTTAGTCTGGACTATAAGACCATCCGCCACCATTTAGATGTCCTGAAAAAAAATAACCTCATCACACAGGTAGGAGAGGGATATGGCACCATGTATTTTCTGTCAGAAGGATTAAACAAAAAATATGATGAATTCATAGAAATCTGGAGACAGATTGAAATTCCGGATGATAATAAGGGAGAAACAGAGTAA
- a CDS encoding DUF4411 family protein gives MKYLLDSNVFIEAKNRYYSFKIAPGFWNWLEIFTEEQSFLTIREVRNEITENDDELKEWISEFPLNCFIEADREIQDKMREVTNYVTNNKRFSRENKNFFLSRADPWLIATAMTGDYAVVTHETKAGPGTKKVKIPNICETFNVEYITIFDLMKIQKVSLKI, from the coding sequence ATGAAGTATCTGCTGGATTCAAATGTATTCATCGAAGCGAAGAACAGATACTATTCATTTAAAATTGCTCCGGGATTCTGGAACTGGCTGGAAATATTTACAGAAGAACAGTCTTTCCTGACAATACGCGAAGTCAGAAATGAGATCACTGAAAATGATGATGAATTGAAGGAATGGATCTCAGAATTTCCTTTAAACTGCTTTATTGAAGCAGACCGGGAGATTCAGGATAAAATGAGAGAAGTTACAAATTACGTAACAAACAACAAGAGATTCAGCCGCGAGAACAAAAACTTCTTCCTCTCAAGGGCCGATCCCTGGCTGATTGCTACTGCAATGACCGGCGATTATGCTGTTGTAACCCATGAAACAAAAGCAGGGCCGGGAACAAAAAAAGTAAAAATACCGAATATATGTGAGACATTTAATGTCGAGTACATAACAATATTTGACCTGATGAAAATTCAGAAAGTCAGCCTGAAAATATAA